The Nitrospirales bacterium genome includes a window with the following:
- a CDS encoding penicillin-binding protein 2, with the protein MNITPDGVSQSCRVRTAIVCLGFLVGFTIIFSRLFFLQVVQSNKGALQAQGQHFESIEVKGNRGLIVDRHGSTYAINVDAPSVYARKKDIQQQAHVLRKLSTLIDVPVSSLRKKMKGKGSSIQLKRKLTSKEVEAIQASNLPGITVKMESQRFYPKGTSLAHLLGFAGRDSQGLEGLEWHFDSYLQGKKQTVQFQRDASRGRIALVSDHGLRPYQGFRITLTIDEVIQFIAEQELDDAMRRTKAKRGTVLIMDPNTGAILAWALRPVFDPNHYQDWPRELYVNRAVTDPYEPGSTLKVLLAAAALNEGKKTPDELIYCGDGEMSIAGTKMHDLKQHGWMTLKEAVTHSSNICMVKVALSLGAEKVYDYLRAFGFGQKTEIDLPGESAGLLKAIDDWDGLTLSSLAIGQGISVTPIQLLTAISAVANGGSLYRPFVVSRVEDPRGNLVMEQNVQMRREPITYETSEMLKEMLANVVSQGTGKQAALMDYEVGGKTGTAQKAKKGARGYSSTKFIGSFVGFVPVDQPQLAILVVIDEPEGKGYGGEVAAPVFRKVAEKSLQHLMIAPKHGGFVRVAGLF; encoded by the coding sequence ATGAACATAACTCCTGACGGTGTCAGTCAGTCATGCCGTGTTCGTACGGCCATCGTGTGTTTAGGGTTTCTGGTTGGATTCACGATTATTTTTTCACGTCTATTTTTTTTGCAAGTCGTTCAGTCCAACAAAGGAGCGCTTCAAGCGCAAGGCCAGCATTTCGAGTCGATTGAAGTCAAGGGCAATCGTGGTCTCATCGTCGATCGTCATGGGAGTACCTATGCGATCAATGTTGACGCTCCCTCTGTCTACGCCCGAAAAAAGGACATACAACAGCAAGCCCATGTCCTCAGAAAGTTATCAACTTTGATCGATGTTCCCGTTTCCTCCCTCCGGAAAAAAATGAAGGGTAAGGGTTCATCCATTCAATTGAAGCGAAAGTTGACGTCTAAGGAAGTGGAGGCTATTCAGGCGTCGAACTTGCCAGGGATTACGGTGAAAATGGAATCGCAGCGGTTCTATCCCAAAGGAACATCGTTGGCGCATCTCCTGGGATTTGCCGGGCGGGACAGTCAAGGTCTGGAGGGGTTGGAGTGGCATTTTGACTCCTATTTACAGGGCAAAAAACAAACGGTGCAATTCCAGCGCGACGCCTCCAGGGGAAGAATCGCGTTGGTCAGTGATCACGGTTTGCGTCCGTATCAAGGATTTCGCATTACCCTGACGATTGATGAAGTGATTCAATTCATCGCTGAGCAGGAGTTGGACGATGCCATGCGTCGAACCAAAGCCAAACGGGGGACGGTTCTCATTATGGATCCAAACACCGGCGCCATCCTTGCGTGGGCGCTTCGGCCGGTGTTTGATCCGAACCACTACCAAGATTGGCCTCGAGAGCTCTATGTCAATCGTGCCGTGACGGATCCGTACGAACCAGGTTCGACCCTGAAAGTTTTGCTCGCAGCCGCCGCGCTCAACGAAGGGAAAAAGACCCCTGACGAGCTGATCTACTGTGGTGATGGGGAGATGTCGATCGCGGGAACGAAGATGCATGATCTGAAGCAGCATGGATGGATGACCTTGAAAGAGGCGGTGACCCATTCCAGTAATATTTGCATGGTCAAAGTGGCGCTCTCATTGGGGGCGGAAAAGGTTTATGACTACCTCAGAGCGTTTGGGTTTGGTCAAAAAACGGAGATAGACCTTCCTGGTGAGTCGGCGGGCTTACTGAAGGCGATCGACGATTGGGATGGCCTGACCCTTTCATCCCTCGCAATCGGACAAGGAATCAGTGTCACTCCTATTCAACTGTTAACCGCCATCTCGGCCGTGGCGAATGGCGGTTCACTCTACCGACCCTTTGTGGTGTCGCGTGTTGAAGATCCAAGAGGAAACCTGGTCATGGAGCAGAACGTCCAAATGCGGCGTGAGCCGATTACCTATGAGACGTCTGAAATGCTCAAGGAGATGCTCGCGAATGTCGTAAGCCAGGGCACCGGAAAACAAGCGGCGCTCATGGATTACGAGGTAGGCGGTAAGACCGGGACAGCGCAGAAGGCGAAGAAGGGAGCACGTGGCTATTCATCGACAAAATTCATCGGATCCTTCGTCGGGTTCGTTCCCGTGGATCAACCGCAATTAGCCATTCTTGTCGTGATCGATGAACCCGAAGGCAAAGGATATGGGGGGGAAGTGGCAGCCCCCGTGTTCCGGAAAGTAGCGGAAAAATCCTTGCAGCATTTGATGATTGCCCCAAAGCATGGTGGCTTCGTAAGAGTGGCTGGCCTCTTTTAG
- a CDS encoding cell division protein FtsL yields MKRSGFTMMVVFFGAIGLLYVWMRVDLLRVGRDIERLKQQEVALEHRREALQLRFSQLTAPRIIAEAARSEFKLEMPRPGQVVMVATETAVATNQGKLRKPMEVAQRSLREE; encoded by the coding sequence ATGAAACGAAGCGGTTTTACGATGATGGTCGTGTTCTTCGGCGCGATTGGTCTGTTGTACGTGTGGATGCGGGTCGACCTGTTACGGGTTGGTCGTGATATTGAACGATTGAAGCAGCAGGAGGTCGCGCTTGAACACCGGAGGGAGGCTTTGCAACTGCGGTTCTCACAGTTAACAGCTCCCCGAATCATTGCCGAAGCAGCAAGATCGGAATTTAAATTGGAGATGCCTCGACCAGGGCAAGTGGTCATGGTGGCCACTGAAACAGCCGTGGCAACGAATCAGGGAAAGCTTCGAAAGCCTATGGAAGTGGCGCAACGTTCGCTTCGCGAGGAATGA
- the rsmH gene encoding 16S rRNA (cytosine(1402)-N(4))-methyltransferase RsmH, giving the protein MVNEEKHFVFKHEHVSVLVNEVIYWISPSSGKSYIDCTLGMSGIAKKILDLSNPDGKLLGIDTDSMAIEKGKKVLDAYGSRVELRHGSYDYLKSLATQSGFSDVDGIVFDLGVSTPQLMDAERGFSFMNDGPLDMRMDQSSGITAEEFLARVSEKELEHVLREYGEERFARRIARAIVETRQTPIKTTKGLSEIIRRAIPVPARRGRIHYATRTFQALRIVVNQELKGLAGALRDASRLLRPGGRLCVIAFHSLEDRIVKQTFRELSAKPAPTVNILTKKPITPSREEQLHNPRSRSAKLRVVERLGMANT; this is encoded by the coding sequence GTGGTAAATGAAGAAAAGCACTTTGTTTTCAAGCATGAACACGTCTCAGTCCTTGTTAATGAAGTAATTTACTGGATCTCACCGAGTTCAGGCAAGTCATATATCGACTGTACGTTGGGGATGAGTGGGATAGCAAAAAAAATTCTAGATTTGAGTAATCCTGACGGTAAATTATTAGGAATTGATACGGACTCCATGGCCATTGAAAAGGGGAAGAAGGTTCTCGATGCCTATGGGAGTCGAGTCGAGCTCAGGCATGGTAGTTATGACTACCTCAAATCTCTTGCCACGCAATCTGGATTTTCAGACGTTGATGGAATCGTGTTCGATCTTGGAGTCTCTACTCCACAGTTGATGGATGCCGAGCGAGGCTTCAGTTTTATGAATGATGGCCCATTGGATATGCGGATGGATCAATCATCCGGAATAACGGCTGAGGAGTTTCTCGCTCGGGTATCCGAGAAAGAATTAGAGCATGTTCTTCGAGAGTATGGAGAAGAGCGTTTTGCCAGAAGGATCGCTCGAGCCATCGTCGAGACTCGTCAGACGCCGATCAAAACGACGAAGGGCCTTTCTGAAATCATTCGACGTGCCATTCCCGTTCCTGCCCGACGAGGACGCATCCACTACGCCACTCGAACATTTCAGGCTCTTCGGATCGTCGTCAATCAGGAATTGAAGGGGTTAGCCGGTGCCTTACGGGATGCCAGTAGGCTTCTGCGTCCCGGAGGACGCCTGTGCGTCATCGCCTTTCATTCCTTGGAGGATAGAATCGTCAAGCAAACGTTCCGTGAGTTGTCCGCCAAGCCTGCTCCGACGGTGAATATCCTGACTAAGAAGCCGATCACCCCAAGCCGTGAAGAACAACTGCATAACCCTCGTTCCCGTAGCGCCAAGCTGCGAGTCGTTGAGCGTCTCGGGATGGCCAACACATGA
- a CDS encoding DUF3108 domain-containing protein, with the protein MFSCGVRHLSILCVVSSCLVSPNLISAGDSDGSRPRKDHESFHYTISLWGLPAGTGTLQANYELTAQRGPQLRLKSTAHSNDFISLFFPVHNVVKSSIHPDTFLPRHVMFQRREGNDYEDFDMTFHHEQKVVSIIKNSQASTMSISPHTHGPLSFLYYVRTLQDLTPGRSIALHVHHDKKNYDIAINVEEIERMSGPWGEAEVIRCEAVMPFRGIFANEGNFHFWLTNDQDRIPVMMQAKVIVGSVKAVLEDRIP; encoded by the coding sequence ATGTTTTCGTGTGGAGTCCGGCATCTTTCGATCCTGTGCGTGGTCTCGTCATGCCTTGTTTCGCCAAACCTGATCTCAGCCGGAGACAGTGATGGCTCACGGCCGCGAAAAGACCATGAGTCATTCCACTACACGATTTCATTATGGGGCTTGCCTGCAGGCACAGGAACCCTCCAGGCCAACTATGAGCTGACCGCTCAGAGAGGACCGCAACTTCGCCTGAAGTCCACAGCCCATTCCAATGATTTCATTTCGCTGTTCTTTCCCGTCCATAACGTCGTAAAGTCGTCGATTCATCCCGACACATTCTTGCCCCGCCATGTCATGTTTCAGCGGCGCGAAGGAAATGACTACGAAGACTTTGACATGACGTTTCACCATGAACAGAAAGTCGTCTCGATCATCAAGAATAGCCAAGCGAGCACCATGTCCATTTCTCCTCACACCCACGGACCGCTGTCTTTTCTCTATTATGTACGCACACTCCAGGATCTTACGCCCGGACGTTCCATCGCGTTACACGTCCACCATGACAAGAAGAATTACGATATCGCGATCAATGTTGAAGAAATCGAGCGAATGTCAGGCCCGTGGGGAGAGGCGGAGGTGATTCGATGCGAAGCGGTCATGCCCTTTCGTGGAATTTTTGCGAACGAAGGCAATTTCCACTTCTGGTTGACCAACGACCAAGACCGGATTCCTGTGATGATGCAGGCAAAAGTGATCGTCGGGTCCGTGAAGGCTGTGCTGGAAGACAGGATCCCATGA
- a CDS encoding beta-propeller fold lactonase family protein, whose amino-acid sequence MPYIFLIMICFSIISPVSAAEYLYIASGNTLQVKLIDQQTGKLREHQTNPLKGAGPITFSPDHRFLYILARMPSPEHQYSIATYRIDHEGKLTRLQNAPIRVRTTYLQADANGQYLIGSHYDDGKMSVWKLTNGVYQGQLVQELTLEKKAHAAVFSRDNRYILVPATGPNKVFQIRFDEKTGAVVPNVPPMANGPDVGARQPRHLVFNRRLNVAYTTQERMNPGVAMWEWDPDKGLLELIQQIVTTKKDVESITTADLHITPDNTFLYISSRDENRERNRIIGFRIDPEDGRLHVIGQFPSEHIPRSFCISKSGKFLYVAGKGEAKLGVYRIDPDNGHLKKVAQYETGLYPYWVTTLVK is encoded by the coding sequence ATGCCATACATATTCCTGATCATGATCTGCTTCAGCATCATAAGCCCCGTGTCGGCTGCTGAATACCTCTATATCGCTTCCGGCAATACGCTTCAAGTGAAACTCATCGATCAACAGACGGGAAAATTACGAGAACACCAGACGAATCCACTCAAAGGGGCGGGCCCGATCACGTTTTCTCCAGATCACCGGTTCCTCTATATCCTGGCCCGAATGCCCTCGCCTGAGCACCAATACTCGATAGCCACGTATCGAATCGATCATGAAGGGAAGCTGACGCGCCTCCAGAACGCCCCCATTCGGGTGCGTACGACTTACTTGCAAGCGGATGCCAATGGCCAGTACCTCATCGGAAGTCATTACGACGATGGAAAAATGTCAGTCTGGAAATTAACGAATGGCGTGTATCAAGGCCAACTGGTTCAAGAGCTCACGCTGGAAAAAAAAGCTCACGCGGCGGTGTTCTCTCGGGATAACCGGTATATCTTAGTCCCTGCGACTGGTCCCAATAAGGTTTTTCAAATCAGATTCGATGAAAAAACAGGAGCGGTTGTTCCGAATGTCCCTCCCATGGCCAATGGCCCGGATGTGGGCGCGCGTCAGCCGAGACACCTTGTTTTTAATCGTAGACTCAATGTGGCGTACACCACTCAAGAACGAATGAATCCCGGCGTGGCGATGTGGGAATGGGATCCGGACAAGGGGCTGCTCGAGCTCATTCAGCAGATCGTGACCACGAAGAAAGATGTTGAAAGCATCACCACAGCGGATCTCCATATTACCCCGGATAATACATTCCTCTATATCTCGAGTCGGGATGAAAACCGTGAACGAAACCGTATCATTGGATTTCGAATCGATCCGGAGGATGGCCGGTTACATGTCATCGGGCAGTTTCCGAGTGAACATATCCCTCGCTCCTTCTGTATCAGTAAGTCTGGAAAATTTCTCTATGTGGCGGGAAAGGGTGAAGCGAAACTCGGAGTTTATCGGATCGACCCTGACAATGGACATCTGAAAAAAGTGGCGCAATACGAAACCGGTTTGTATCCCTATTGGGTCACGACGTTGGTCAAGTAG
- the asnS gene encoding asparagine--tRNA ligase: MQASPNITVERIAAYVGQEVKLKGWLRRRRSKGKIHFLVLRDGTGDVQAVVNKATIEPEHFERSAQLTQESSIMLTGVPREEPRATGGYEIDVTGIEIVQLADPFPIQPKEHSVGFLMEHRHLWLRSRRQHAVLRIRHEIIRACRDFFDDRDFTLIDTPIFTPNACEGTTTLFQTQYFDQTAYLAQSGQLYSEAAAAAFGKVYCFGPTFRAEKSKTRRHLMEFWMVEPEMAFAELSDAMDLAEGLLTSVVERVLARRREELEILERDVSKLEAVVPPLARVTYEEAIQLLQGKGVSIQFGEDFGGDDETVLASSFDKPVIVHRYPAAIKAFYMEPDPASPNLALCMDVLAPEGYGEIIGGGQRIHDYDTLLARIQEHQLPEEAFRWYLDIRKYGSVPHAGFGMGIERVVAWICGLEHVRETIPFPRMLYTLYP; this comes from the coding sequence ATGCAAGCATCTCCCAATATAACGGTCGAACGTATCGCGGCCTATGTCGGTCAGGAAGTCAAACTTAAGGGGTGGTTGCGTCGTCGTCGATCCAAGGGCAAGATCCACTTTTTGGTCCTGCGCGATGGCACTGGCGATGTTCAGGCTGTCGTAAACAAGGCGACGATTGAGCCTGAACATTTTGAACGTTCGGCTCAACTCACCCAGGAATCCTCAATTATGTTGACCGGAGTCCCGAGGGAAGAGCCCAGAGCCACGGGGGGATATGAAATTGATGTGACAGGGATCGAGATCGTCCAGCTGGCTGACCCGTTTCCCATTCAACCGAAGGAGCACAGTGTTGGATTTTTAATGGAGCACCGTCATTTGTGGTTGCGTTCAAGGCGTCAACATGCCGTCTTGAGAATTCGGCATGAAATTATTCGCGCTTGTCGGGACTTCTTTGATGATCGGGACTTTACGTTGATCGACACGCCCATTTTTACACCGAATGCTTGTGAGGGGACGACCACGTTATTTCAGACACAATACTTCGATCAAACGGCCTATTTGGCACAAAGCGGGCAGCTGTACAGCGAAGCGGCGGCAGCCGCGTTCGGGAAGGTGTATTGCTTTGGACCGACCTTCCGGGCCGAGAAATCCAAAACCCGGCGGCACTTGATGGAGTTTTGGATGGTTGAACCGGAAATGGCTTTTGCCGAACTGTCTGATGCAATGGATCTTGCGGAAGGCCTTCTGACGAGTGTTGTCGAACGAGTCTTGGCACGCCGTCGGGAAGAGCTGGAAATATTAGAACGGGATGTTTCGAAACTTGAAGCGGTAGTGCCGCCGTTAGCGCGGGTGACCTATGAAGAAGCGATTCAGTTATTGCAGGGCAAAGGCGTTTCGATTCAGTTCGGCGAAGATTTTGGTGGGGATGATGAAACTGTTTTGGCGTCCTCATTCGATAAACCTGTTATCGTGCATCGCTATCCAGCCGCCATCAAGGCCTTTTATATGGAGCCGGATCCTGCCTCTCCTAACCTGGCCCTGTGTATGGATGTGTTGGCTCCCGAAGGATATGGTGAGATCATCGGAGGCGGACAGCGAATTCATGACTATGACACGCTGCTCGCACGAATCCAGGAACATCAACTTCCGGAAGAAGCCTTTCGATGGTATCTCGATATTCGCAAATATGGGTCGGTGCCGCATGCCGGGTTTGGAATGGGTATAGAGCGGGTTGTCGCATGGATTTGCGGGTTAGAGCATGTCCGGGAAACGATTCCTTTTCCCCGTATGCTCTATACGCTTTATCCATAA
- a CDS encoding rhodanese, protein MSYTITVRELKDRLDKGEDLFILDVREPHEFSLAKIDGSVLIPLGTLPTSLDQLDPNREIIAMCHKGMRSADAMGFLLQQGFSNVKNLVGGIDAWSVEIDSSVPRY, encoded by the coding sequence ATGAGCTATACGATAACAGTTCGAGAACTCAAGGATCGGTTAGATAAAGGAGAGGATCTTTTTATTCTGGATGTACGGGAGCCTCATGAGTTTTCCCTAGCAAAGATTGATGGATCGGTCCTCATTCCCCTCGGAACGCTGCCAACTTCTCTCGACCAGCTTGATCCGAATCGCGAGATCATCGCGATGTGCCATAAGGGCATGCGCAGCGCGGACGCCATGGGATTCCTGCTCCAGCAGGGTTTCTCCAATGTCAAGAATCTTGTAGGAGGAATCGATGCCTGGTCCGTTGAAATCGACAGCTCCGTGCCGCGCTACTAA
- a CDS encoding GDP-mannose 4,6-dehydratase codes for MSRNVLVTGGAGFIGSHVVDRLVQEGYHVSVIDNLSSGKRKNVNKKAKLYKMDIQSRSIDRVLRTQRPTTIIHLAAQMNVRLSTEDPTFDASVNILGTINLLKHAIRHGVRKVSFASSGGAVYGEQEVFPASESHRTDPLSPYGISKLAGEKYLAYYAHEQGIRYVALRFGNVYGPRQEAEGEAGVIAIFSKKMLKGEQPMINGTGKQTRDFVYVDDVVESIMATFGQDIQGIYNVGTGQETTVNECYRLLKEFTKSDCKDLYGPAKKGEQLRSVLDVSKLREEFGWDANVSLADGLSQTVEYFKS; via the coding sequence ATGTCTAGGAATGTGTTGGTCACAGGAGGCGCAGGGTTTATCGGTTCTCATGTTGTTGATCGTTTGGTCCAAGAAGGGTACCACGTGTCCGTGATCGACAATCTATCATCAGGCAAACGAAAAAATGTCAATAAGAAGGCGAAGCTCTATAAAATGGACATTCAAAGTCGGAGTATCGATCGGGTTCTTCGCACACAACGGCCGACGACGATTATCCATTTGGCGGCACAGATGAATGTCCGGCTTTCTACGGAAGATCCCACTTTTGACGCCTCGGTGAATATTCTCGGGACGATCAATCTGTTGAAGCATGCCATACGACATGGTGTCCGAAAAGTTTCGTTTGCCTCTTCCGGGGGAGCTGTGTATGGAGAGCAGGAAGTGTTTCCGGCTTCGGAGTCGCATCGGACAGACCCTCTGTCTCCCTATGGAATTAGTAAGTTGGCGGGGGAAAAATATCTAGCCTATTATGCGCATGAGCAGGGTATTCGATACGTCGCCCTTCGTTTTGGAAATGTCTACGGGCCACGACAAGAGGCGGAAGGCGAAGCTGGGGTCATCGCGATTTTTTCCAAAAAAATGTTGAAAGGTGAGCAGCCCATGATCAACGGGACCGGGAAGCAGACACGGGATTTCGTGTATGTCGACGACGTCGTGGAGTCGATCATGGCGACATTCGGTCAGGATATCCAAGGGATCTACAATGTTGGGACCGGGCAGGAGACGACGGTGAACGAATGTTACCGGCTTTTAAAAGAATTCACAAAATCGGACTGCAAAGACCTCTATGGCCCTGCCAAAAAAGGCGAACAGCTTCGAAGTGTCTTGGATGTAAGCAAACTCCGGGAAGAATTCGGGTGGGATGCCAATGTGTCTTTGGCAGACGGGCTGTCACAAACTGTCGAGTATTTTAAATCATAG
- a CDS encoding TlyA family RNA methyltransferase, which produces MNGRDRVAKRQRLDQELVSRGLVANREQAHRYILAGRVSVDGVIVDKRAKLVERASTVNLNLPRTTYVSRAGEKLAAALDFFDIHCAEKVAMDVGASTGGFTDCLLQNGVAKVYAIDVGYGQLDWKLREDPRVLVHERCNIRYLSKEDIHDQIELAVIDVSFISLRIVLPSVLKFLGKAASIVMLVKPQFEVGKGQVGRGGIVREDDKRAQVKDELIAFAKTLGLSVMGMMDSPVLGRKGNREMLMAVNTRPEP; this is translated from the coding sequence GTGAATGGTCGAGATCGAGTGGCCAAACGGCAGCGTCTTGATCAAGAGTTAGTGTCTCGTGGATTAGTCGCCAATCGGGAACAGGCTCACCGATACATCCTGGCTGGCCGTGTATCGGTCGATGGTGTCATCGTCGATAAGCGGGCAAAGCTGGTTGAACGGGCATCGACTGTCAATCTGAATTTGCCTCGCACGACCTATGTGAGTCGAGCCGGTGAAAAGCTCGCGGCAGCCCTTGACTTCTTCGATATTCACTGCGCAGAAAAAGTCGCCATGGATGTTGGTGCCTCCACCGGAGGGTTTACGGATTGTTTGTTGCAGAATGGAGTCGCAAAAGTCTATGCGATTGATGTGGGGTATGGACAATTAGACTGGAAGCTTCGGGAAGACCCGAGAGTACTCGTCCATGAACGGTGCAATATCCGTTATTTGTCAAAGGAAGACATTCACGATCAAATTGAGTTGGCTGTGATCGACGTGTCATTTATTTCCTTGCGAATCGTCCTGCCAAGCGTGCTGAAATTTTTGGGAAAGGCCGCATCAATCGTGATGTTGGTGAAACCGCAGTTCGAAGTCGGGAAAGGACAGGTGGGACGCGGAGGGATTGTTCGAGAAGACGACAAACGAGCACAAGTCAAAGATGAGCTCATCGCCTTCGCGAAAACCCTGGGGCTCTCCGTAATGGGCATGATGGACTCTCCGGTTTTAGGCCGAAAAGGCAATCGAGAAATGCTGATGGCCGTAAACACACGGCCTGAACCGTAG
- the xseB gene encoding exodeoxyribonuclease VII small subunit — protein sequence MAAQKFEQALARLETIVTELERGELPLDESLKIFEEGIKLSKTCLKVLDDAERKVEILVRDKDGKKRIQAFSDGDMESEASDVPQS from the coding sequence ATGGCAGCTCAGAAATTTGAACAAGCGTTAGCAAGACTTGAAACCATCGTGACGGAATTAGAACGTGGGGAGTTGCCGTTAGATGAGTCGTTAAAGATTTTCGAGGAAGGCATCAAATTATCAAAAACCTGTTTGAAGGTTCTTGATGATGCCGAACGGAAGGTCGAAATTCTCGTACGTGACAAAGATGGGAAGAAACGAATTCAGGCTTTCTCGGATGGCGATATGGAATCCGAGGCCTCAGATGTTCCCCAATCATGA